The Mycolicibacterium cosmeticum DNA window ATGTGCCCGGTGCCCGCGAGCCCATGTATTGGCAGGGCGCCCGGCTGGACGGCAACTACCCGTTGTCGATCGCCCTGGACGGCCAGGCGCTGAACATCACGCTGACCAACAATGCGGACAATCTCGACTTCGGCCTGGTGGGTTGCCGGCGCAGCGTGCCGCATCTGCAGCGTCTGCTGGGCCACCTGGAGGACTCGCTGGCCGCGCTGGAGAAGGCCGTCGGCGGGTAGCACCGGGGCGCACCCGCCGCGGCCATACGTGGCACGTATATGCCATGCACAATTGCACTTTTACAGGCCAGCGCGTGGTGCCTAGCGTGGGCGATATGACACTGCACACTCGATTGACCGACATGTTCGGCATCGCCCATCCGGTGGTGCTCGCCCCGATGGACGAGGTCGCAGACTGGCGGCTCGCCGCCGCCGTCGCGGATGCCGGCGGGCTGGGCCTGCTCGGTGCCGGTTACGGCGACAAGGCTTGGCTCGACGAACAATTCCGGCACCTACCGGCCCGACGGGTAGGCGTCGGATTCATCACCTGGTCCATGGCCGCTCAACCCGGACTGCTCGACGCGGCGATCGCGCACCGGCCGAGGGCGATCTTCCTGTCGTTCGGTGATCCGGCGCCGCACGCCCCGGCGATTCACGCCGCGGGGATTCCGCTGATCTGCCAGGTCCACGATATTGCGCAGGCCCGCAGGGCGATTGCGGCCGGAGCCGATGTGATCGCCGCACAGGGCGGCGAGGCCGGCGGCCACGGCACCGCGGCGCGGTCGACGTTCACCCTGGTGCCGGAGATCGCCGACCTGCTGCGGTCGACGGCCCCCGAGGTTCTGCTGCTGGCCGCCGGCGGCGTCGTCGACGGTCGCGGTCTGGCGGCCGCGCTGGCACTGGGCGCGGACGGGGCACTGGTCGGCACCCGGTTCTGGGCCGCGACGGAGGCGGCCGTGCCGCACACCGCCCAGCTGCAGGGCCTGCGCGCGAACGGGGACGCCACCGTGCGCCAATCCGCCTTCGACATCGTCCGCGGAAAGTCCTGGCCCACTCCCTACACCGGCCGTGTGCTGCGCAATGCGTTCGTCACGCGCTGGCACGGGCGCGAGCCCGAGCTGCGCACCGATATCGCCGCTCAGGCCGACCTGTTCGACGCCGCCGTGCTGGCGCAGGACTACACCGTGGCCAATGCGATCGCCGGTGAGGCGATCGGTCAGATCACCGAAATCCGTTCGGCCGCCGACATCATGGACGACATGGTGAGCACGGCGACCACCATCTTGAGTCCGGCCGGCACCGCCGCCGTGACCGCCTGCTGAAGGAGTACACCATGCCCTTGGTTCGCATCGACCTCGCCGACCACCACAGCCCCGAACAGATCCGCGCCATCGCCGACCGCGTTCATCAAGCCATCGTGGACGTGCTCGGCATTCCGGAGCGGGACCGCTTCCAGATCATCACCGCCCACCGGCCCGGCGAGATCGTGGCCCTGGACGCCGGTCTGGGCTTCGACCGCTCGGCCGATGTGGTGATGGTCCACATCTTCACGCAGGCGGGCCGCTCGGACACCACCAAACAGGAACTGTTCGCCCGGATCGCCGAGCGCCTCGCGGGGGCCGGTGTCGACGGGCGCGACATCTTCGTCGGGATCACCGAGAACGGGCCGCAGGACTGGTCGTTCGGCTTCGGCAAGGCCCAATATCTGACCGGGGAACTCGCCATCCCGTCGGCCGCCCGCTGACATGGCGGGCACCCGGTACGGCGCGATCGCCTTCTCCCCCGGCGTCGCCGCCCGCCAGCGGGCCGCGGGCAGCATCACCGATTACGGCCGGCTGCGTCCGCCGCCCGGTGACGACGGCGACCCCGACACCCTGAGCGGACGGCTCACCCGGCTGATCGAAGCCACGGATTCGTTCTTCGTCGCCACGGTCCCCCCGGATGGATGGCCGTACCTGCAACACCGCGGTGGGCCGGCGGGATTCGTCCGTGTCCCCGACCCGTCCACCATCGTCTTTCCCGACTACCCGGGCAACCAGCAGTACGTCACGCTCGGCAACCTCGATGCCAATCCCAGGATCGCGTTGTTCTTCATCGACTACCCGACCCGCACCAGGGCCAAGGTTTTCGGCCGCGCCCGCATCGACGACGAGCACGTGCAACGGCGCATCGTCGTCGCCGTCGAGGCGGTGGACATCAACTGCCGCAGGAACATCCCGGTGAAGTACGGCGAGGAGTCCATCCGCGAACGGGTGCGCCTGGCCCGGGAGGATCGCGCTACCCCATAGCGGCACGGCCGAGCGCGATGGCCGTGTCCAGGAAGGCGCGGGTGACGCGCGACGGCGGCGGGGTCGAGCGCCACGCCAGCCCCACCTGCGTGGCCGGCGCATCGGGGATCGGGATGTAGCGGATCTCGGGGTGCACCACCCGGTGCATACAGATCTCGGGCACGATGCCGATGCCCGATCCGGCGGCTACCAGTTCGAGCCACTCGTCGAAGTTGCGGCATTCCACCACGGCACGCCGGGTATCCGAGCGTGGCAGCGAGTCCGCGGTGGTGGAACCGGACATCGTGTTCACCACCACCGGCCGGTCCGGGATCTTGGCCCAGTGCACCGAACGCCGTTTGGCCAGTTCGGGATCGAGCCGGCTGACCGCCAGCACCCGGCGTTCGTGCGCGATCACCCTGGTGCTGACGCCGCTGGGTGGCTTGCGCAGGACGTTGCGGTGCAGCGCGGCGTCGACGTCGCCGTTGACCACGGCAGCCAGCGGGTCGTCGAGCCGGCGGATCTGCACGCTGACGTCGCGGTCGCCCATCGCGTTGCGCACCCGGCGGAACCACTCGTCGGGCAACAACCAGGCGAAACCCAGTTGCACCGAACCGTGGGAAGTGAGATCGCGGTCCAGCGCGGCCAACTCGGCCAGGATGCGCCGCGCCCGCTCGACGACGGCCAGCCCGTCATCGGTGAATTCGGAGCTGCCGCCGAGGACCAAGCGCCGGCCGTAGCGGTATTCCAGTTGCCGCACGGTCCTGGACAACGTGGGCTGGGTGACGCCCAGAGCGGCCGCGGCGGCGGTGTGGGTGCCATGGTCGGCGAGCGCGACCATGGCCCGCAGATGACGCACCTCCACGTCCATCCCCGCAGCGTATACCCGGCCGACCGGACCGGGGGCGCCCCGACGAGGCCGGTGGAACCGATTGCCGCATCACAAGTTTGACACTGCTGCATATCGGATCGGTATCCGCCAAATTGGCCGCTTGTGCAAATTCGGTTTCACGATAGGTTCTCCCTTGTCGCCGTCTCAAGGAGAACCGGGAGTCCATGACGCACGCCACGAATCGCATTGCGTTGACCGCGGTGGCGACGGCCGGTCTGTACTGGGCGGTGCTGATCGGTAGCCCGGCCGCGATCGCCGATGTGGAACCCAGCCCCGGCGTTCCGTGCCTGGATATGGTGCAACAACTGGCGGCCTCGCCCGAGATCATCCCCGAGGCGTTGGGCGCCACGGCCCCGCCGCCGGAGGCGGTCCCGCTGCCGCCGCCGGCACCGGTCACACCGCCTGCGCCGGTGATCGAACCGGCCATCGAAACCGCTTCGATGACAACGGAAAGCGCGGTTGCCGCGGCGGCCCCGGCCCCGGAGGTCGGGCCGGTCGCGGCCGCACCGATCGAAGCGGCC harbors:
- a CDS encoding NAD(P)H-dependent flavin oxidoreductase encodes the protein MTLHTRLTDMFGIAHPVVLAPMDEVADWRLAAAVADAGGLGLLGAGYGDKAWLDEQFRHLPARRVGVGFITWSMAAQPGLLDAAIAHRPRAIFLSFGDPAPHAPAIHAAGIPLICQVHDIAQARRAIAAGADVIAAQGGEAGGHGTAARSTFTLVPEIADLLRSTAPEVLLLAAGGVVDGRGLAAALALGADGALVGTRFWAATEAAVPHTAQLQGLRANGDATVRQSAFDIVRGKSWPTPYTGRVLRNAFVTRWHGREPELRTDIAAQADLFDAAVLAQDYTVANAIAGEAIGQITEIRSAADIMDDMVSTATTILSPAGTAAVTAC
- a CDS encoding pyridoxamine 5'-phosphate oxidase family protein → MAGTRYGAIAFSPGVAARQRAAGSITDYGRLRPPPGDDGDPDTLSGRLTRLIEATDSFFVATVPPDGWPYLQHRGGPAGFVRVPDPSTIVFPDYPGNQQYVTLGNLDANPRIALFFIDYPTRTRAKVFGRARIDDEHVQRRIVVAVEAVDINCRRNIPVKYGEESIRERVRLAREDRATP
- a CDS encoding LysR family transcriptional regulator gives rise to the protein MDVEVRHLRAMVALADHGTHTAAAAALGVTQPTLSRTVRQLEYRYGRRLVLGGSSEFTDDGLAVVERARRILAELAALDRDLTSHGSVQLGFAWLLPDEWFRRVRNAMGDRDVSVQIRRLDDPLAAVVNGDVDAALHRNVLRKPPSGVSTRVIAHERRVLAVSRLDPELAKRRSVHWAKIPDRPVVVNTMSGSTTADSLPRSDTRRAVVECRNFDEWLELVAAGSGIGIVPEICMHRVVHPEIRYIPIPDAPATQVGLAWRSTPPPSRVTRAFLDTAIALGRAAMG
- a CDS encoding tautomerase family protein; the encoded protein is MPLVRIDLADHHSPEQIRAIADRVHQAIVDVLGIPERDRFQIITAHRPGEIVALDAGLGFDRSADVVMVHIFTQAGRSDTTKQELFARIAERLAGAGVDGRDIFVGITENGPQDWSFGFGKAQYLTGELAIPSAAR